One region of Bacillus zhangzhouensis genomic DNA includes:
- a CDS encoding Hsp20/alpha crystallin family protein, with protein sequence MKNEKKSNSSDFFEIDDWLNVLMDDPFAWYDEHLPIDLYETSRDYIIEIDVSTLSITDVKLTFAGHELTLIYAVQKANGAGEQAIEKSVMLPFYLNDKDIETDYENQIISIKIKKYSDHPSGAFSFQIPHFKH encoded by the coding sequence ATGAAGAATGAAAAGAAGTCGAATTCCTCTGATTTTTTTGAAATAGATGATTGGCTCAATGTTTTAATGGATGATCCATTTGCCTGGTATGATGAACACCTCCCAATTGATCTTTATGAAACAAGCCGTGATTATATTATTGAAATCGATGTCTCCACCCTATCGATCACTGATGTAAAGCTGACCTTTGCCGGACATGAGCTGACGTTGATTTACGCAGTACAAAAAGCAAACGGTGCGGGCGAACAGGCAATTGAAAAAAGCGTGATGCTCCCTTTTTATTTAAATGACAAAGACATTGAAACAGATTATGAAAACCAAATCATATCAATCAAAATTAAAAAATATTCCGACCATCCAAGCGGTGCATTTTCCTTTCAAATTCCGCACTTCAAACATTAA
- a CDS encoding DUF2621 domain-containing protein, which yields MLSGWFLWFILFWGTVMIGLLAIGGFFMFRKFLKRLPKKDGKSELDWQDEYIQKSLHLWRDEDKQLLNELVLPVPELFRDVAKEKIAGKIGELALKEQAASINLDLIIRGYIMATPKRDHKFLLKRLQEKNIDHSPYESLLK from the coding sequence ATGTTAAGCGGCTGGTTTTTGTGGTTCATTTTATTCTGGGGAACAGTGATGATCGGATTACTCGCAATCGGTGGCTTTTTTATGTTTCGCAAATTTTTAAAACGATTGCCAAAAAAAGATGGGAAATCAGAGCTTGATTGGCAGGATGAATATATTCAAAAGAGCCTTCACCTATGGCGGGATGAAGACAAACAGCTGTTAAATGAACTCGTATTACCTGTTCCAGAGCTGTTTAGAGATGTTGCCAAAGAGAAAATTGCGGGTAAAATTGGCGAGCTGGCATTAAAAGAACAGGCTGCCAGCATTAATTTAGACTTAATTATTCGCGGCTACATTATGGCTACACCAAAGCGGGATCATAAGTTTTTACTGAAGCGACTTCAAGAAAAAAACATTGATCACTCGCCATATGAATCGTTATTAAAATAA
- a CDS encoding cytochrome c biogenesis protein CcdA codes for MTDLNYFLAFGAGFLSFISPCCLPLYPAFLSYITGVSIDEVKSEKVMLRRRSLLHTLFFLVGFSIIFIAIGFGTSFVGKFFNDYHQAIRQIGAILIIFFGFMTLGIFKPSFLMGEKRIQFKNRPAGFFGSILIGMGFAAGWTPCTGPILSAVITLASNNPDSAVMYMIAYVFGFAVPFFILSFFITKMVWIKKRQQLIMRIGGIIMIVVGILLFFDLLTWIIIMFSSLFGGFTGF; via the coding sequence TTGACAGATTTGAATTACTTTTTAGCATTTGGAGCAGGATTTCTATCTTTTATTTCACCGTGCTGTCTGCCGCTTTATCCAGCATTTTTATCGTATATTACGGGCGTTAGTATAGATGAAGTGAAATCTGAGAAGGTGATGCTGAGAAGAAGAAGTCTGCTTCATACATTATTCTTTTTGGTTGGGTTCTCTATTATATTTATTGCGATAGGCTTTGGGACATCGTTTGTCGGGAAGTTTTTTAATGATTATCATCAAGCGATTCGTCAAATTGGAGCCATCCTCATTATTTTCTTTGGTTTTATGACTCTTGGCATATTCAAGCCCTCTTTCCTCATGGGCGAAAAGAGAATCCAGTTCAAAAATCGTCCTGCTGGTTTTTTTGGATCCATTCTCATTGGAATGGGCTTTGCCGCTGGATGGACACCTTGTACAGGACCTATTTTATCCGCTGTCATCACACTGGCGAGTAATAATCCTGATTCGGCTGTCATGTATATGATTGCGTATGTATTTGGCTTTGCCGTCCCGTTTTTTATTCTCTCCTTTTTCATTACAAAAATGGTTTGGATCAAAAAGCGTCAGCAGCTCATCATGAGAATTGGCGGAATCATTATGATTGTGGTAGGGATTTTGCTGTTCTTTGATCTTCTCACATGGATTATCATCATGTTCTCATCATTGTTTGGCGGCTTTACAGGCTTTTGA
- a CDS encoding small acid-soluble spore protein P has translation MTNKNTGKDIRQNSPKEHQGGQPEPLSGSKKVKNRNHTRQKHNSHHDM, from the coding sequence ATGACGAATAAAAACACAGGGAAAGACATCCGTCAAAACTCTCCTAAGGAGCATCAAGGCGGTCAGCCTGAGCCGTTATCAGGCAGTAAAAAAGTGAAAAACCGCAACCATACAAGACAAAAGCACAATTCTCATCATGATATGTAA
- a CDS encoding DUF1453 family protein, protein MMILISSIIAVCMAVAVMFIRIKSSAKPATAKKIILPPIFMSTGALMFFVPMFRVTGAEFLEAITVGMFFSIFLIKTSKFEIRGNDIYLKRSKAFVFILIGLLVLRIGMKTILSSSIDYGSLSGMFWILAFGMIVPWRVAMYLSFRKLSKQLDPQQIQMN, encoded by the coding sequence ATGATGATTTTAATCTCTTCTATAATAGCGGTATGTATGGCGGTAGCCGTCATGTTTATTCGCATTAAGTCATCTGCAAAACCTGCAACTGCGAAAAAAATTATTTTACCTCCTATTTTTATGAGCACTGGCGCACTGATGTTTTTTGTTCCTATGTTTCGGGTAACTGGAGCTGAATTTCTAGAAGCGATCACAGTGGGGATGTTTTTCTCCATATTTTTAATCAAAACATCGAAGTTTGAAATTAGAGGCAATGACATTTACTTAAAGCGGTCAAAAGCATTTGTGTTCATTCTCATTGGACTTCTTGTCCTTCGTATCGGGATGAAGACCATCCTGAGTTCTTCTATTGATTATGGTTCATTAAGCGGAATGTTTTGGATTCTTGCCTTTGGCATGATCGTGCCTTGGCGGGTTGCCATGTATTTGTCGTTTAGAAAGCTGTCTAAACAATTAGATCCGCAGCAGATTCAAATGAATTAA
- the sspO gene encoding small acid-soluble spore protein O: MTKRKANHAIDGMNAAKSQGNGAGYTEDDQLVLTEEQRQNNKKRKKNQ; the protein is encoded by the coding sequence ATGACAAAACGCAAAGCAAATCATGCCATTGACGGCATGAACGCAGCCAAAAGCCAGGGGAATGGCGCAGGCTATACGGAAGATGATCAACTCGTTTTAACTGAAGAACAAAGACAAAACAATAAAAAGCGCAAAAAGAATCAATAA